Proteins encoded within one genomic window of Lactococcus garvieae:
- the mutS gene encoding DNA mismatch repair protein MutS produces the protein MPEKISPGMQQYLDIKADYPDAFLLFRMGDFYELFYEDAVNAAQILELSLTSRNKNAENPIPMAGVPHHSADQYIEQLVNLGHKVAVAEQMEDPKAAVGIVKRAVTQVITPGTAVDVGLTTANNFLVALDKITEKFALAYMDLSTGEFKATQLPDFSTAISEISSLKAREIVVGYELTEQDRQVFEKQMNLMVSEQFEFEDIQSDLSTLEKQAASKLLSYVNRTQLRDLSHLQEVEHYEIKDFLQMDFATKSSLELTANKREGKKHGTLYWLLDATKTAMGTRLLRNWVDRPLISASQIKKRADIVQLFLDNFFERADLIEALKGVYDLERLASRVSFGKVLPVDYLQLENSLSNVPGIKNVLLAMQEPALTPLIAKLDEIPELTSLIRRAIDESAQRVITEGGVIKTGYNEQLDKYREALANGTSWIAELEAKEKARTGISTLRIDFNRKDGYYFHITQSQLASVPEHFYRKATLKNSERFGSKELAEIEEIMLEAREKSSILEYELFAQVRTETEQYISRLQKLAKAIASIDCLQSLATIAEKYQYVRPDFTQTRKVNIVKGRHPVVESVLGAQEYVPNDIKLPEKTAIQLITGPNMSGKSTYMRQFAMIVIMAQMGSFVPAERAELPVFDAIFTRIGASDNLISGESTFMVEMMEANHAIQHATENSLIIFDELGRGTATYDGMALAQSIIEYIHDNIHAKTLFATHYHELTDLADNLNELENVHVATLEKGGDVTFLHKITEGPADKSYGIHVAKIAGLPPKLLERADIILQKLENKPVMSKAPEEEKEQLSLFSFEDNHQELIEKLREANVDNMTAREALNFLWDLKDRL, from the coding sequence ATGCCTGAAAAAATTTCACCAGGAATGCAGCAATATCTTGATATTAAAGCTGATTATCCAGATGCTTTCTTGCTTTTCCGTATGGGAGATTTTTACGAACTTTTTTATGAAGACGCGGTTAATGCAGCACAAATTTTGGAATTATCCCTTACATCGCGGAACAAGAATGCTGAGAATCCTATTCCGATGGCTGGAGTACCCCATCATTCAGCAGATCAATACATCGAGCAGCTTGTAAACTTAGGGCATAAGGTTGCCGTTGCCGAGCAAATGGAAGACCCCAAGGCTGCTGTCGGCATAGTCAAGCGTGCTGTAACACAGGTTATCACACCGGGAACGGCTGTTGATGTTGGGTTGACCACAGCTAACAATTTCTTGGTAGCTCTTGATAAAATAACAGAAAAATTCGCTTTGGCTTACATGGATTTGTCTACGGGTGAGTTTAAAGCTACCCAGCTCCCTGATTTTTCTACAGCGATAAGTGAAATATCTTCACTTAAGGCCCGTGAAATTGTGGTAGGTTATGAACTAACGGAGCAGGATAGGCAAGTTTTCGAGAAACAAATGAACCTGATGGTTTCCGAGCAATTTGAGTTTGAAGACATCCAATCGGACTTATCTACACTTGAAAAGCAAGCTGCCTCAAAGCTCTTGTCTTATGTTAACCGGACACAGTTAAGAGACTTGAGTCATCTCCAAGAAGTTGAACATTATGAAATCAAAGATTTCCTGCAAATGGATTTTGCGACCAAGTCCTCACTGGAGCTGACAGCCAACAAACGTGAAGGGAAAAAACATGGCACACTTTATTGGCTATTAGATGCGACTAAAACGGCTATGGGAACCCGTTTGCTTCGGAACTGGGTCGATCGTCCTTTGATATCAGCAAGCCAAATTAAAAAGCGTGCTGACATTGTCCAACTTTTCTTAGATAATTTCTTTGAACGTGCGGACTTAATCGAAGCTCTCAAAGGAGTTTACGACTTGGAACGACTTGCCTCTCGGGTCTCTTTTGGTAAGGTGCTCCCTGTGGATTATTTACAGCTGGAGAATTCCTTGTCGAATGTTCCAGGGATAAAAAATGTTTTACTTGCTATGCAGGAACCGGCTTTAACGCCACTCATTGCGAAGCTTGATGAAATTCCTGAATTAACGAGTCTTATTCGGAGAGCAATTGATGAAAGCGCACAGCGCGTCATCACTGAAGGTGGCGTGATTAAAACAGGCTATAATGAACAGCTGGATAAATATAGAGAAGCTTTAGCCAATGGAACTTCGTGGATAGCCGAGCTTGAAGCAAAGGAAAAAGCTAGAACGGGCATCTCGACCTTGCGTATTGACTTTAATCGTAAAGACGGTTATTACTTTCATATTACTCAAAGCCAACTGGCAAGTGTTCCAGAGCACTTTTATCGAAAAGCTACTTTGAAAAATTCAGAGCGTTTTGGTTCAAAAGAATTGGCTGAAATTGAAGAAATAATGCTCGAAGCACGCGAAAAATCAAGTATTTTAGAATATGAACTTTTTGCACAGGTGCGGACAGAGACAGAACAATACATTTCTCGTTTACAAAAGTTAGCGAAAGCTATTGCCAGCATTGACTGCTTGCAAAGTCTAGCAACCATTGCGGAAAAGTACCAGTACGTTCGTCCTGACTTTACTCAAACGCGTAAAGTCAATATCGTAAAAGGGCGCCATCCGGTAGTTGAGAGTGTACTGGGTGCACAAGAATATGTGCCAAATGATATCAAACTTCCTGAAAAAACAGCCATTCAACTGATTACTGGGCCAAATATGTCCGGGAAATCCACTTATATGCGCCAATTTGCGATGATTGTGATTATGGCTCAGATGGGTTCCTTTGTTCCAGCAGAACGGGCAGAGCTGCCTGTTTTTGATGCAATTTTTACACGTATTGGAGCAAGTGATAACTTGATTTCGGGAGAATCGACCTTTATGGTTGAGATGATGGAAGCAAACCATGCCATTCAACATGCCACAGAGAATTCTTTGATTATCTTTGACGAACTCGGACGTGGTACAGCAACTTATGACGGGATGGCGTTAGCTCAGTCTATTATTGAATATATTCATGATAACATTCATGCGAAGACACTTTTTGCGACACACTATCATGAGTTGACAGACTTAGCTGACAATCTCAACGAATTAGAAAATGTTCATGTTGCGACCTTAGAAAAAGGTGGAGATGTAACCTTCTTGCACAAGATAACAGAAGGCCCCGCCGATAAGTCTTATGGGATTCATGTAGCCAAAATTGCAGGCTTGCCACCAAAACTATTAGAGCGTGCCGATATTATTTTACAAAAGCTTGAAAATAAACCTGTTATGAGTAAAGCTCCTGAAGAAGAAAAAGAACAGTTGAGTCTCTTTTCATTTGAAGATAATCATCAAGAGCTTATTGAAAAGTTAAGAGAAGCAAATGTAGATAACATGACTGCACGAGAAGCTCTAAACTTCTTGTGGGACCTTAAAGACAGGCTGTAA
- a CDS encoding YlbF family regulator, protein MPYKASKEKLVAHILDLDYVQTFQKAERVLQAEKELFEQQEKMKELQKEAILYQKIGKMQAFKETSNAAQKIHKSLKNDPLVEDYLIKMQPVDALLQHITGEIESKVNKALGN, encoded by the coding sequence ATGCCCTATAAAGCAAGTAAAGAAAAATTAGTGGCTCACATTCTTGACTTGGACTATGTGCAAACTTTTCAAAAAGCCGAAAGAGTTCTTCAGGCAGAAAAGGAGCTTTTTGAGCAACAGGAGAAGATGAAAGAGTTGCAGAAAGAAGCGATTCTCTATCAAAAAATAGGTAAAATGCAGGCCTTCAAAGAGACATCCAATGCAGCACAAAAAATACACAAATCTTTAAAAAATGACCCTCTTGTCGAAGACTATCTCATCAAAATGCAACCCGTAGATGCGCTCTTACAGCATATAACGGGGGAAATTGAAAGCAAAGTCAACAAGGCTCTAGGAAACTGA
- the argR gene encoding arginine repressor, whose translation MKREERLALIKQIISENKITTQEELQSVLESRGVKITQASLSRDIRELHIIKKREDGKSFYVFLTDFNAPSQSLLHQYFTNFVLKVDVASVNVVVHTHLGEADVLANAFDDEKRPEILGTLAGADTLLLICKDEQTAKTLAQEIEDAL comes from the coding sequence ATGAAAAGAGAAGAACGATTAGCCTTAATTAAACAAATTATCTCTGAAAATAAGATTACGACACAAGAAGAGTTGCAAAGTGTTCTGGAATCAAGGGGGGTAAAGATTACGCAAGCGAGCTTGTCGCGCGATATTCGTGAGTTGCATATTATAAAGAAACGCGAAGATGGCAAGAGTTTTTATGTCTTTTTGACAGATTTCAATGCTCCCTCTCAATCTTTGCTTCACCAATATTTTACTAATTTTGTTCTTAAGGTAGATGTAGCCAGTGTAAATGTAGTTGTACATACCCACTTAGGGGAAGCAGATGTTTTGGCGAATGCTTTTGATGATGAAAAACGTCCTGAGATATTGGGTACTTTGGCAGGAGCAGATACCTTACTTTTGATATGTAAAGATGAGCAAACAGCTAAAACGCTCGCTCAGGAGATCGAAGATGCCCTATAA
- the argS gene encoding arginine--tRNA ligase, translating to MNEKLLAAKSLFAVLDGALELEQIENLLEKPKSSEMGDIAFPAFTLAKTLRKAPQIIAGEIAENIDATGFDKVVATGPYVNFFLDKKAVATAVINEVITEKEEYGDQNIGQGANVPIDMSAPNIAKPFSIGHLRSTVIGDSLSKIYEKMGYNTIKINHLGDWGKQFGLLITAYKKYGDEATITANPIDELLKLYVQINAEAKEDPSVDEEGRAWFLKMEQGDEEALRIWKWFSDVSLIEFNRIYGKLGIEFDHFTGESFYSDKMDAVVEDLESKGLMHESKGALVVDLEKYNLNPALIKKTDGATLYITRDLATAMYRKATFNFVKSLYVVGGEQQNHFKQLKAVLKEAGYDWSDNMTHVSFGMVTQGGKKFSTRKGHVVKLETTLDEAVERALKQINDKNPDLPNKERVAQQVGVGAVKFYDLKTDRNNGYDFNLEEMVSFEGETGPYVQYAYARIRSILRKANYVPGQVDVEETPAEAWEIVKLLQDFGNIVKRAADKYEPSIIAKYSISLAQAFNKYYAHVRILEDNEGLQARLALANATSLVLKEALRLLGVEAPEEM from the coding sequence ATGAATGAAAAACTATTAGCAGCAAAATCTTTGTTCGCCGTACTCGATGGTGCGCTTGAGCTCGAACAAATCGAAAATTTGCTTGAAAAACCAAAATCATCAGAAATGGGCGATATCGCGTTTCCAGCTTTTACTTTAGCCAAAACTTTGCGTAAAGCCCCACAAATCATCGCTGGTGAAATCGCTGAGAACATTGATGCTACTGGCTTTGATAAAGTAGTTGCTACTGGTCCTTATGTGAACTTCTTCTTAGATAAAAAAGCTGTAGCCACAGCTGTTATTAACGAAGTAATCACTGAAAAAGAGGAATATGGCGACCAAAATATCGGCCAAGGTGCTAATGTTCCGATTGATATGTCTGCTCCAAATATCGCAAAACCTTTCTCTATCGGTCACTTACGTTCGACAGTTATCGGGGATTCTCTTTCAAAAATCTATGAAAAAATGGGATACAACACCATCAAGATTAATCACTTAGGGGACTGGGGTAAACAGTTTGGTCTCTTGATTACGGCCTATAAAAAATACGGTGATGAAGCGACAATTACAGCAAATCCTATTGATGAGTTACTCAAACTGTACGTGCAAATCAATGCTGAAGCCAAAGAAGACCCTTCTGTGGACGAGGAAGGCCGCGCATGGTTCCTTAAAATGGAACAAGGTGACGAAGAAGCCCTTCGCATTTGGAAATGGTTCTCTGATGTCAGCTTGATTGAATTTAACCGTATCTACGGCAAATTAGGTATTGAGTTTGACCACTTTACAGGCGAATCTTTCTATTCTGATAAGATGGACGCTGTTGTTGAAGATTTAGAGTCTAAAGGACTTATGCATGAATCTAAAGGAGCGTTGGTTGTTGATCTTGAAAAATACAATCTCAATCCAGCTTTGATTAAGAAAACAGATGGTGCAACGCTCTATATCACACGTGACTTGGCAACTGCGATGTACCGTAAAGCAACTTTCAACTTTGTAAAATCTCTTTACGTCGTTGGTGGGGAGCAACAAAACCATTTCAAACAACTAAAAGCAGTACTTAAAGAAGCAGGATACGACTGGTCTGACAATATGACACACGTTTCTTTTGGTATGGTTACTCAAGGTGGGAAGAAATTCTCAACTCGTAAAGGTCACGTTGTTAAACTCGAAACAACTCTTGATGAAGCAGTAGAACGTGCGCTCAAACAAATCAATGATAAAAACCCCGATTTGCCAAACAAAGAGCGTGTTGCTCAGCAAGTTGGTGTAGGTGCCGTTAAGTTCTACGACTTAAAAACTGATCGTAATAATGGCTATGACTTCAACTTGGAAGAAATGGTTTCATTTGAAGGCGAAACTGGACCTTATGTTCAATATGCTTATGCGCGTATCCGCTCAATCTTACGTAAAGCCAACTATGTACCTGGTCAAGTAGACGTTGAAGAAACTCCTGCGGAAGCATGGGAAATCGTCAAATTACTCCAAGACTTTGGTAATATCGTCAAACGTGCAGCTGACAAGTATGAACCATCTATTATTGCAAAATACTCAATCTCATTGGCACAAGCTTTTAATAAATACTATGCCCATGTACGTATTCTTGAGGACAATGAAGGTCTTCAGGCCCGTTTAGCGCTTGCTAACGCTACTTCTCTTGTTTTGAAAGAAGCATTGCGTCTGCTCGGTGTGGAAGCTCCAGAAGAAATGTAA
- a CDS encoding NAD(P)-dependent oxidoreductase has translation MAKIGFIGTGVMGAAMAGHLLAAGHELYVYNRTKSKTDDLVARGANYCPTPKDVAAEAEIIFSIVGYPKDVREIYFGEEGIFKANIQGKVFVDMTTSEPALAQEIYQAANASQANALDAPVSGGDIGAKNASLTIMVGGDEEVYTQVLPYFETIGKTIAYQGAAGAGQHTKMANQIAIAGTMTAMTELMVYADKAGLDVEKVLQTVGGGSAATWSLTNYAPRILREDFSAGFFVKHFIKDLGIALSEAEKMGIDLPATAGAKKLYDRLAKDGYENDGTQALIKLWWPEGVRPNK, from the coding sequence ATGGCAAAAATTGGCTTTATTGGTACAGGTGTTATGGGAGCAGCGATGGCAGGACATTTGCTTGCTGCAGGACATGAACTTTATGTTTATAATAGAACAAAGTCAAAGACAGACGATTTAGTGGCGCGTGGTGCAAATTATTGCCCTACTCCTAAAGATGTAGCAGCCGAAGCGGAAATCATCTTTTCTATCGTGGGCTATCCCAAAGATGTGCGTGAGATTTACTTTGGAGAAGAAGGAATATTTAAGGCTAATATACAGGGCAAAGTGTTCGTTGACATGACGACTTCAGAACCAGCTCTAGCTCAAGAAATTTATCAAGCTGCGAACGCCTCACAGGCTAACGCTTTAGATGCTCCTGTATCAGGAGGAGATATAGGCGCAAAAAATGCCAGTTTGACGATTATGGTAGGAGGAGACGAGGAGGTTTATACCCAAGTCTTACCTTACTTTGAAACCATTGGTAAAACAATAGCTTACCAAGGTGCTGCAGGAGCAGGACAACACACTAAAATGGCGAATCAAATTGCTATCGCGGGTACAATGACAGCGATGACTGAGCTCATGGTTTATGCAGATAAAGCAGGTTTAGATGTTGAAAAAGTACTACAAACAGTTGGTGGCGGCTCAGCAGCAACTTGGTCTCTGACTAATTACGCACCACGTATTTTGCGTGAAGACTTTAGTGCAGGATTTTTTGTGAAGCACTTCATCAAAGACTTGGGCATCGCTTTGTCGGAAGCGGAAAAGATGGGTATTGATCTTCCTGCAACAGCTGGCGCGAAGAAGCTCTATGATCGCTTAGCGAAAGATGGTTATGAGAACGATGGAACTCAGGCACTCATCAAACTTTGGTGGCCTGAAGGAGTAAGACCGAACAAATAA
- a CDS encoding aldo/keto reductase — translation MKTPLITMNDGHRIPSVGLGTYQIRGGEGLDQVLTAIQSGYRLLDTSTNYDSEGIVGEAIRRSGIPRSEFFVTTKLPGKYHPFDDALAMIQESLFRMGLEYFDLYLIHWPLPKRGLYVEAWKALIQAQKLGLIRSIGVSNFEPEHLDKIIEETGVTPAVNQIEIHPYWVQERMVNANKERGIVTEAWSPLGRGNDAMEESVITNLAEKYGKTAGQIILRWHAERGVLPIPKSRNLVHQRENLEIFDFELTQDEIEQINSLEKSHGRIDGQDPNEYEEFD, via the coding sequence ATGAAGACACCTTTAATTACTATGAATGATGGACATCGCATACCATCTGTTGGCTTAGGTACCTACCAGATTCGAGGAGGAGAAGGACTTGATCAAGTCTTGACAGCTATTCAGAGTGGGTATCGTCTTTTAGATACCTCAACGAACTATGACAGTGAGGGTATTGTGGGTGAAGCAATCCGTCGTTCAGGAATACCACGTTCTGAGTTTTTTGTAACGACTAAGCTACCTGGGAAATACCATCCTTTTGATGATGCACTCGCAATGATTCAAGAATCTCTATTTCGTATGGGATTAGAGTACTTTGACTTATACTTAATCCATTGGCCATTGCCAAAACGTGGCCTCTATGTCGAAGCTTGGAAGGCCTTAATACAAGCGCAAAAATTGGGACTGATACGTTCCATCGGTGTTTCAAACTTTGAGCCGGAACATTTAGACAAAATTATTGAAGAAACAGGAGTTACTCCTGCAGTTAACCAAATCGAAATTCATCCTTATTGGGTCCAAGAGCGAATGGTGAATGCTAATAAAGAGCGGGGTATCGTTACGGAAGCATGGAGTCCTTTGGGACGAGGAAATGATGCCATGGAAGAGTCTGTAATAACAAACCTTGCAGAAAAATATGGTAAGACAGCGGGCCAAATTATTTTACGTTGGCATGCAGAACGAGGAGTTCTGCCTATTCCAAAATCTCGCAACCTCGTACACCAAAGGGAAAACTTAGAAATTTTTGATTTTGAGCTGACTCAGGATGAAATTGAACAGATTAATTCCCTGGAAAAATCACACGGACGCATTGATGGTCAAGACCCCAACGAATATGAAGAATTTGACTAA
- a CDS encoding DUF1634 domain-containing protein: MMEEKENLLEIELRIGKILRAGVFVSSVVIIIGLLMFVLTGHSGYPGNTYPRGFSEITRGIVEFKPFAWLMAGLFLLILTPVLRVLASIFAFAKEGDKLYVFITLMVLAVLVLAIVLGHTAA; the protein is encoded by the coding sequence ATGATGGAAGAGAAAGAAAACTTATTAGAAATAGAACTTAGAATTGGAAAGATTCTCAGAGCTGGTGTTTTTGTTAGCTCAGTGGTCATTATTATCGGTTTGTTAATGTTTGTCCTTACAGGACATTCAGGCTATCCTGGAAATACTTATCCACGTGGCTTCTCGGAAATTACAAGAGGTATTGTCGAATTTAAACCTTTTGCGTGGCTTATGGCGGGACTTTTCCTTCTTATTTTGACACCTGTACTTCGAGTACTTGCCTCCATCTTTGCTTTTGCCAAAGAAGGGGATAAACTGTATGTCTTTATAACGTTGATGGTGCTGGCAGTGTTGGTTTTAGCTATTGTTTTAGGACATACAGCAGCGTAA
- a CDS encoding sulfite exporter TauE/SafE family protein, with the protein MSLLTFTLLMLLLGVVAGIVGSILGLGGGIIITPIITSFFGVDIKYAIGASIVAVIATSSGAAISYLKDDLVNVRVAMFLEIFTTIGGLLGAILAGLFNAAILNILFACLLIFQAYNMWRKLHQGEKVLQNVTADKWAEKMKLNSSYFDKQTGEEVAYQVEKVPEGASIMFGAGIASGLLGIGSGAFKVLAMDTMMKMPLKPSTATSNLMIGVTAAASATVYYFNGYVDPSLAGPLAIGIVAGAAIGSRIMPHLPARTIRLIFIPVIGLMALQMILKGLGL; encoded by the coding sequence ATGTCTTTATTAACTTTTACACTTTTAATGCTCTTGCTTGGTGTCGTAGCCGGTATAGTAGGGAGCATCTTAGGACTTGGCGGTGGAATTATTATCACCCCAATCATTACATCGTTTTTTGGCGTTGATATAAAATATGCTATTGGAGCCAGTATTGTAGCAGTCATCGCGACAAGCTCCGGAGCTGCTATATCTTATTTAAAAGATGATCTTGTCAACGTTCGTGTTGCCATGTTTTTAGAAATTTTTACTACTATTGGTGGTCTTTTAGGTGCTATTTTAGCTGGTTTATTTAATGCAGCAATACTTAACATTCTTTTTGCGTGTTTACTTATTTTTCAAGCATACAATATGTGGCGCAAACTTCATCAAGGAGAAAAGGTGTTGCAAAATGTAACTGCTGATAAGTGGGCGGAAAAAATGAAACTTAACTCCTCTTATTTTGATAAGCAGACAGGAGAAGAAGTTGCTTATCAAGTAGAAAAAGTGCCCGAAGGTGCTTCAATTATGTTTGGAGCAGGTATTGCATCAGGACTTTTAGGAATAGGTTCAGGTGCATTTAAAGTATTAGCTATGGATACAATGATGAAGATGCCTTTAAAACCATCTACAGCCACATCAAACCTGATGATTGGCGTAACGGCTGCAGCTTCTGCCACAGTTTACTACTTTAATGGCTATGTGGATCCCTCTCTTGCAGGACCTTTGGCGATAGGAATTGTAGCGGGTGCAGCAATTGGCTCACGCATCATGCCCCACTTGCCTGCCCGAACAATTCGGTTAATCTTTATTCCCGTAATTGGTTTAATGGCGCTACAGATGATACTTAAAGGACTTGGATTATGA
- the zwf gene encoding glucose-6-phosphate dehydrogenase → MSKQVLFTMFGATGDLAKRKLYPALFQLYKKGEIADNFAVIGTARRPWTDEYYRQVVIESLNGLSNNEEELETFSNHFYYQSHDVNDSSHYHALKELGDQLREKYNTGGNQVFYLAMAPQFFSIIANHLKSENILTGKGFERVIIEKPFGSDLETAQSLNTALKDVFAESQTFRIDHYLGKEMIQSVSAIRFANQMFEAIWNKEHIDNIQITFAESIGVEDRGGYYETSGALKDMIQNHVLQVLALLAMEKPKTFTQENILNEKVKALHSIRKYSEQEALEAFIPGQYIEGKIDGKSYTAYRSEPSVAPDSNTETFVAGKFLIDNERWDGVPFYVRSGKRLTEKGTRINIVFKQDPNNIFETTLGENILTIYIQPTEGFSLTINGKEVGQGFDVTPIKLGYRHDAAILGNSPEAYEKLILDVLNGDGTNFSHWEEVSRSWELIDVIRQAWDKAPQELPKYPAASMGPQEAFDLLEKDGNHWIWQPDQWYKERGLM, encoded by the coding sequence ATGAGTAAACAAGTACTTTTTACAATGTTTGGCGCAACAGGTGACTTAGCAAAGCGCAAACTGTATCCCGCACTTTTTCAACTTTACAAAAAAGGTGAGATAGCTGACAACTTTGCGGTGATTGGTACCGCTCGCCGCCCTTGGACTGATGAATACTATCGTCAAGTAGTCATCGAGTCTTTAAACGGCTTAAGCAATAATGAAGAAGAGCTTGAAACATTTTCTAACCACTTCTACTACCAAAGCCATGATGTGAACGACAGCAGTCACTACCATGCCCTCAAAGAATTGGGTGATCAGCTCAGAGAAAAATATAATACTGGAGGCAATCAGGTCTTTTATCTTGCCATGGCTCCACAATTTTTCTCAATTATTGCCAATCATCTCAAGTCTGAAAATATTCTGACTGGAAAAGGATTCGAACGTGTTATTATCGAAAAACCTTTCGGAAGTGATTTAGAAACAGCTCAGTCTCTTAACACTGCTCTGAAAGATGTATTTGCTGAAAGCCAAACTTTCCGTATTGATCACTATCTCGGAAAAGAAATGATTCAATCTGTATCTGCTATTCGTTTTGCTAATCAAATGTTTGAGGCAATTTGGAATAAAGAGCACATTGATAATATTCAAATCACTTTTGCCGAAAGTATCGGCGTTGAAGATCGTGGAGGGTACTATGAAACAAGTGGGGCACTGAAAGATATGATTCAAAATCACGTCTTGCAAGTCCTTGCTCTACTTGCCATGGAAAAGCCTAAGACTTTTACACAAGAAAATATCTTAAATGAAAAAGTCAAAGCTTTGCATAGCATACGCAAATATTCCGAGCAAGAGGCTCTGGAAGCCTTTATCCCTGGCCAATATATTGAAGGCAAGATTGACGGAAAAAGCTATACTGCTTATCGCTCAGAGCCTTCTGTTGCTCCTGATTCTAATACTGAAACTTTTGTTGCAGGAAAATTCCTTATTGACAACGAGCGTTGGGATGGCGTTCCTTTCTATGTACGTAGCGGGAAACGTCTCACAGAAAAAGGAACACGTATCAATATTGTCTTTAAACAAGACCCCAATAATATTTTTGAAACGACTCTTGGGGAAAATATCCTCACAATATATATTCAGCCTACTGAAGGTTTCTCTCTTACTATTAACGGCAAAGAAGTTGGTCAAGGCTTTGATGTTACTCCGATTAAGCTGGGATATCGACACGATGCAGCGATTTTGGGAAATTCACCTGAAGCTTATGAGAAGTTGATTCTAGATGTCCTTAATGGAGACGGAACAAACTTCTCACACTGGGAAGAAGTTTCTCGCTCTTGGGAACTGATTGATGTTATACGTCAAGCTTGGGATAAGGCCCCCCAAGAGCTTCCAAAGTATCCTGCAGCCTCAATGGGCCCTCAGGAAGCCTTTGACCTTCTTGAAAAAGATGGTAACCACTGGATTTGGCAGCCTGATCAATGGTATAAAGAACGAGGATTAATGTAA
- a CDS encoding YqeG family HAD IIIA-type phosphatase, producing MKLVNYKPDYLLEAVYNLDVENLKKKDIRAIMVDLDNTLIAWNNPDGTPELHQWLKTMRENGIKIIVVSNNNRERVQRAVAKFDVDFISRAMKPFAWGINKALIKLQERPDHVVMVGDQLMTDIRAAHRAGVRSILVKQLIASDGWSTKFNRWRERRVWRKLIRKYGPPEWKTRL from the coding sequence ATGAAACTTGTGAATTATAAACCAGATTATCTCTTAGAGGCTGTGTATAACTTGGATGTGGAAAACTTGAAAAAGAAAGACATCCGCGCAATCATGGTCGACTTGGATAACACTCTTATCGCCTGGAACAATCCAGACGGTACACCGGAACTGCATCAGTGGTTAAAAACAATGCGAGAAAATGGTATAAAGATTATTGTTGTCTCTAATAATAACCGTGAACGTGTACAACGTGCGGTTGCAAAGTTTGATGTTGACTTCATCTCTAGGGCGATGAAGCCTTTTGCCTGGGGAATTAACAAGGCACTGATTAAGCTTCAGGAGCGGCCCGATCATGTTGTTATGGTGGGAGATCAATTGATGACAGATATTCGTGCCGCACATCGTGCAGGCGTACGAAGCATCTTAGTGAAGCAGCTGATAGCGTCTGATGGCTGGAGTACAAAGTTTAATCGTTGGCGAGAACGACGTGTTTGGCGAAAATTGATTCGAAAATATGGGCCACCTGAATGGAAGACGCGACTATAA